The genomic region ATCGACAATAGTGATATCCGGTCCAGCGGCAGATTCTATCGCGCGGCGCAGGAACGGGTAATGAGTGCAGCCCAAGATAATAGTCCGGCAGCCTTCGCTGATAAGAGGCGCTGTATAATCACGCGCAGCGGCCTCTGCTTCCTCGCTGTCAGCTCTGCCCGACTCCACCAGAGGCACAAACCTCGGGCACGCCTGCTGGACCACTTTACGCTTCGGATCCAGCTTATGAATAGACCTTTCATACGCGCCACTTTTTACTGTCCCGCTTGTAGCGAGCACGCCAATCGCCGCGCTCTGCGCTACTGCAACCGCCGCTTTCGCACCAGGCTCTATCACTCCAAGAATTGGGACATCCGGGAAGCGACTCTGCGCTGCCTCTAGGGCTACTGCGCTCGACATATTGCACGCCATTACTACCGCTTTTGCGCCTTTGTTGATCAAATAGGCAGTAATATCGACTGCAAACCCCCTGATTTCGTCAAGGGGTCTCTCGCCATATGGCACATGCGCGTTATCGGCAAAGTAGAATATCTGCTCCTTGGGATATGTCTGGATGATCTTTGCGGCGACAGACAGCCCGCCAAGACCAGAATCGAAAACACCTATCAACTCTATTTATCCGGTTTGAGCAAGGTGGAGTCGGCCTCTATGGGATCGGTAAGCTCGAAATGTCCGCCAAGCGATTCAACCGTATTTCCTTCCACTAGAATTTGCACTTTCCGCACTTTCCCGCCGCTGTTTACAACGAGAGTATGGGCGATGGAGTTAAGCACAAGCGACTCCTGGGTCGAGCCGCCTGAGAATTTATCCACGAACTCTTTACTCAGGTCAAGTGTGGCTATAGCCTTTGCGACTTTGACCGGAACCAGCAACTTAGTCCCCTTGGGAATAAGTTTACCTGCCTCACCCTTTTCACCGTTGGTGGCGAGAAGCACTTTTGCAGCTACGCTCAGTATATCACCTTTGATCTCCGTGGTTCTAGTCACGGGAACAAGATAGAACCTGTTTTTCTCGCTGATCGGCAGGTAGATGACTACTTTACGCTCGGGGATCTCTGCAATTGTGGTATGGTTTTCCACCACGGGTTTGCTTTCAGGTTTCTTTACTCCCTTACCCATGCCATTGGAAAAGTAATATGTGGCTGCCGCTGCTGCTCCAAAAACGACAAGCGCCAGAATTATTGTCCAGCCAAAACTGAATGATCTCGATTTTCGCTTTGCCATTGCTATTGCCTCACTTCAATAGGAGTGCCTTCGATATAAGACCTAAGTCCTGCAACAATCCCGGATGCCAGTTTCTTTCTGTAGTTTGCATCAAGCAGCTTGTTTCGGTCGGAAGAGTGGTTGAGATAGCCGCATTCCAGAAGTATTCCCGGCAGGCCGGTGTTCTCAAGCCGCCTCAGGACAGCCAGCCCGGATTCGTAGAGCGTCTTATCGCTGCGGGGCCGCCTGTCACACATGCCGGTCGCGGAACACACACCCGCATGCACCGCATATGCCAGCGCCATAGGGCTTGGCTCGGATTTATGATAGTAGGTCTCGATTCCACTGGCAGAATTGGAGACGCCATTGGAATTGCAGTGAATGCTGATGAAAAAGTCCGCATCGTTCTTGATTGCAACCTCGGACCGCGCAGCCAGACCCATAGCCACATCGCCAGTTCGGGTCAGAATAACTTTCGCACCCTGAGAGCGCAGAACATCCGCCAGTTCATCAGCGATCTTGACATTAACATCCTTTTCCATAATATTGCCGCAGCATGCGCCCTTCTGGTTTCCGCCATGCCCCGGGTCAACCACAATCACTTTGTCCGCAAGCTTTCCGCCGGACTTATCCGGCGGGCGGACAGAGAACACCATCTGCGACTCATCTGCCTGCAGAGAACAAACCATGACGCGCTTGAGCTGCAGTTCCAGTTGGGGTTTGTTGGGGTTTGACTTGTCAATCTTTACGCTCTTAAGAAGCGGGCTGGAACCAGCGCACTGCGAATCTTCCACAATGCCGCCCGGCAGGATGACGCCGATTTCGGGCGGGCAGACATCATAGCTTACCGAGGCGGAGCCTTTTTTGTCTGTGGAGATAACCAGATCAAAACCGTTATCGTGAACCGGATCGACCCGGATGCCGGTGATTGAAAACGTTTTCTTTTTTTCGGTTTTCGGCTGCTGTGAAATCTGTGCTTTGGGTTTGGGAAGACTTTCGGAGACCTTGACTGCAATCTGGGCAGTCACCGGGTCGCTTATTACTTTATACGGAACGTTCTTCTCCATATCCAGCACTACCCGCGCGCAGCCGTCCTGACTGCCCAGCCGCGCCCGCAGTATTTTTCCCGTGCCGATGTAGACCTCTCTCGCTTCGGAATCGAGCTTGGCATACGGGATATCGATTACCAGCTTGTTGGCGCTTGTCCAGGGCTTTACCGTATAAACAACCGGGAAGCTGCAGTTAATTTTGAGGGTTTCGTCGACAAACTCGACCGACTGCATATGAGCCGTGAGACTGAGTGTCTTTGCATCACCGTCCCAACCTGACTCACCGCCGATAATGGCGAGAAGTTTGTCCATCGGGAGCATTTTTGCTTTGTTTACGTCCACAGTCTCGATCTCACCCACCTCTCCACGGGCGGAGATGACTGCGATCTTCTTGTTCTCCGTTGACGCCATGTAGCTTGCGCCAAGCGCATCCAGGATGCCCAGGGGAGCCAGTACACGCTTGCCATCCCACACCGATGACGGCGCAAGAACAGCCTCCCTGCCTCCTGCAAGCACACGAACCGGGACCAGCTCCGCGCAGGCGCCGGGGATTGTGGCGCACACCAGGACAAGGAGCATTAACGAAGCCATTATCATTCGCTTCATAAGCATCTTCCTTGAA from Armatimonadota bacterium harbors:
- the murI gene encoding glutamate racemase, with amino-acid sequence MIGVFDSGLGGLSVAAKIIQTYPKEQIFYFADNAHVPYGERPLDEIRGFAVDITAYLINKGAKAVVMACNMSSAVALEAAQSRFPDVPILGVIEPGAKAAVAVAQSAAIGVLATSGTVKSGAYERSIHKLDPKRKVVQQACPRFVPLVESGRADSEEAEAAARDYTAPLISEGCRTIILGCTHYPFLRRAIESAAGPDITIVDPAMETTCALGKILDERGIAAGRLEAAHVFSASGDTACLASIGSAFLGRPIDKVERITISPAVETTATNAQTHP
- a CDS encoding GerMN domain-containing protein, with the translated sequence MAKRKSRSFSFGWTIILALVVFGAAAAATYYFSNGMGKGVKKPESKPVVENHTTIAEIPERKVVIYLPISEKNRFYLVPVTRTTEIKGDILSVAAKVLLATNGEKGEAGKLIPKGTKLLVPVKVAKAIATLDLSKEFVDKFSGGSTQESLVLNSIAHTLVVNSGGKVRKVQILVEGNTVESLGGHFELTDPIEADSTLLKPDK
- a CDS encoding N-acetylmuramoyl-L-alanine amidase, with translation MKRMIMASLMLLVLVCATIPGACAELVPVRVLAGGREAVLAPSSVWDGKRVLAPLGILDALGASYMASTENKKIAVISARGEVGEIETVDVNKAKMLPMDKLLAIIGGESGWDGDAKTLSLTAHMQSVEFVDETLKINCSFPVVYTVKPWTSANKLVIDIPYAKLDSEAREVYIGTGKILRARLGSQDGCARVVLDMEKNVPYKVISDPVTAQIAVKVSESLPKPKAQISQQPKTEKKKTFSITGIRVDPVHDNGFDLVISTDKKGSASVSYDVCPPEIGVILPGGIVEDSQCAGSSPLLKSVKIDKSNPNKPQLELQLKRVMVCSLQADESQMVFSVRPPDKSGGKLADKVIVVDPGHGGNQKGACCGNIMEKDVNVKIADELADVLRSQGAKVILTRTGDVAMGLAARSEVAIKNDADFFISIHCNSNGVSNSASGIETYYHKSEPSPMALAYAVHAGVCSATGMCDRRPRSDKTLYESGLAVLRRLENTGLPGILLECGYLNHSSDRNKLLDANYRKKLASGIVAGLRSYIEGTPIEVRQ